The segment TTGGACAAGTTGTAGCTACGGTTCATGGTGCCAATGCTCCTCAGCTAGGTCGAGTAATTGAAactgaaattgaaaatgaaaaaatggtgATGGCTGGTGAGAAAGTACGTGAGACAATTAGTTTGGATGAGGTTTTTTCAGgtgaagtcatttttttgtttatttaatactatACTTTTTGACTATTTCAGATTATGAAGCAATCGACAATACTTCTCTTTACAACGATTCAGAGAAGGAATTACCAAATTCTCCttcagaaaatgaaaataaatcaattcttGAGCTTCGAAGTCCTATAGACGATTTTTCACTATTAATTCTACCTCAACTTAGTAACGATTTGTTTCACAGTGTGACTGATTTTTTGGACTCACAgggtaattttatttcatactcttattttattacaacGTCACATAGTCCATCTTTTATTACTTCACCAGAGTTGATCATCACAAAGAATCTTCAAGTTCAAGATAAAGCAGAATGTATTAAAAACATTGTgcatcaaaataataagaaaaacgatTCTGAAGAGCCTGAAAGCTACAATCTGCTACTTGTTACCAAGGAAATAACTCGTATACATCTCGATTAAAATTCACTTTTgaagtaaaaacaatattttttttcagagggGTCGCTTACACAATACGTCCAGGAATATTTGAAGGATCCCAAGTGTCCTATTACTAGTAAAGACTTCAATATCACCGTGACAGAGAAAGAAGATTCCCTTTATCTCATAGAAAAGTTTTTCTTCGATGATGATTCATctctcaaaaagtaaattttaatatgcACATACGTATACTTCAATATGAACCGtcttatttatcattatttttctctaattttcagAAATGTACATTTGCTAATTATTCATAAGGAGACTGAGGAAAAGCATGGTGTATTAACTGAGATCCTTAATGAGTTAGAAGTTTTAGAACAGTCAATTTGCATAGTCACAGAATcattattagaatatttgactaataacaaaatagttatgaatgaaatccttcaaaaagatacagaaataCATTCTTATCTAATACGAAGCAAAGAAGAAGGAGATTTATACGTCCCAGATCAATATTTAAGTTCTGGTATTCAAATCaatggagaaaaattaaatcaaaaattaattgaagaattattCAAAGAGACAAATGTAAGCATTGATTTGTTAAGCCAACCTGTAACCATTGAAGAAAGTGCAGATACAGCAGAGGTCAAATCATCAAATGAtccagtttcttttttaagatcccTCATTGGAAACTAGAAACTTTGTgatctgtaattatttttgaataacatcacaaaatatatactgaaaTATGTACTGTAGGTActgaaataatttaagaatCCAATTGCTTTTGACAATTTGATCTTCAAGCTTTATTGGAGCGTTAATTTCAtcacaaatttttcaaatcttctCGTCTCGGTGTTGTCTCATTTAGTTAAAACGTGTATTTTTTAGTTCCTTTCTAGCAAAATTATGGCCACTTCTAGGGTATATCCTGGAAAATAGCATTAAGGactcatataaaagaaaaaagtttcaatataaaactctatgcaaaaaaaaaaagtatattaaaagtaCTGCACATAAATTAGACAAAAAGTGAGACAAAAATTTTTTGTCTCGTCTTCACTTAGTctcttttcttcatattttatctCGGCTTCTTTTCATGTCATTTTGTAACACCAAGTTTCATCTTGTCTTTATTTCGTATAgaagagaaaaatttcattttagtgaaacgaaacagaaaaaaaattattacatctTATCatgatgtcattatttttttttgtccgatTGATTCTTATTCAATCAACTCCAAGATTCGACTTTATCCAATGATTATCAGTAACGTTACTACATAAGTTCTATTCAAAATTCAAGAAGTAAAGATGTGATTTCAAGATCCTTGAGtagatccatatttttttgctgaaaatAGAATATGATATGTGAACACTGAAAAATCCCTAAACAATTTGGCCGAAAAGTACTAAGCGAATTACATTTGATGATGACTTAAAAAGCATAACTTTCAGTAAGACTCATTAATAGTCTAGATCAAGAGAACACACCTTCATTACTGTCCAGTTGACTACTTCTATAAGCAATTTATTCTATCGACatcaaacaaattgtacaataaaTACCGTatgaacaaaaaactatttatatggTAGCATCAGTACCCCAAAATTAATCAATCTcacaacttttgaataaaacataataatttaaaaatattggataaatactctattactaaatataattataataacatcacataaaaataaaatgttaataaaaaattcagtttAAGTAAATCTGTCAAcgaaaaaatgatcattttaagccatttttgactctaATCTCTTGGGAAAAAACCTCCAATTGCATTTCTTCTTTGCTCACACACCTTTATACCTCTTTAAAGtggaatattttatgataaaaagatgaatttttaagtatatacacagaattttgatttttttacaaaatataggGTCAAATTAAATCCTTTTTGAGTCCAATTTCTTGAAAAGcttaaatttaagattttttctttgctcaaacgcctctATACATCTTCAAAGTGCtacatttaatgattaaaagacgaATTACCAATTAAATgcacaaaattttgaatttgtagaaaaaaaggtGTCATTTCAAGCCATTTTTAACTCTTATTTCTTGAAGAGAGCTTCATATTGCGTTAATTCTTTACTAGAGCGCATTTATACATCctcaaattgatatatttatttcgtgattaaaagacaaattatcaattaaatacacaaacttttgaaatgttacgaaaaaaatgttcattttaagccatttttgacatgAGTTTCctgaaaaaaagcttcaaattgcgatatttctttgctcaaacgcctttataggtcctcaaagtgctatatttggtGATAAATAGATGAATTTTCAAGTATAAAcacagaattataattttttacacaaataaatggtcattttaagctcTTTTTGACACTAATGTCTtgaaaagcttcaaattgcgatatttctttgctcaaacacctttatacgtcctcaaagtgctatatttaattattaaaagatgaatttctcattaaatacacgaaattttgaaattttacaaaaaatatgttcattttaagcctttttctgatctaatttcttgaaaatagcttcaaattgcaattcCCCTTTGCTTAAACGTATTTATACGTCCTGaaagtgctatatttaattattaaaagacgAATCATCAATTAAATAcgcaaaatttttaatttttagaaaaaaaaattgtcatttgagGTCTTTCTGactttaatttcttgaaaaaagcttcaaattgcaattttatatGCTCAAACGCCTTAATACGTCCTTAAATtggtatattttatgattaatagaTGAATTTCCAAGTATAAAGACagagttttgaattttacacaaaaaaatggtaattttaatCCCTTTTTGAGTCtaatttcttgcaaaaaagcttcaaattgtatttttttttttctttgctcgAACGGCTTTATAGGTCTTCAAAGTTTTTCATGATTAAAAGactaatttctaattaaatacccaaattttgaatttttataattataaaaatgtcatttaaagcTCTTTTTGTctctaatttcttgaaaaagttttaaattgcattgtttctttgctcaaacggcTTTATACGTCCTCGAActgatatatttaatcattaaaggaataatttctaattaaatacgcgaaatttggaatttttaggaaaaatatggtcattttaagccctttttgagtctattttcttgaaaaaaagatcaaattacGTTTTTCTTTGCTCAAATGCCTCAAAGCccaatatttaagtattaaaagaCGATTCACCAATTAAATAGAGTTGTTATTTCAAGCCATtgttaattctaattttttgaaataagctTCCAATTGCCattttttctttgctcaaaGGCCTTTATATGttctcaaagtgctatattttgaattgttacaaaaatatggtcattttaagctcTTTTTTACTgtaatatcttgaaaaaagcATGAAAGTGCACTTTTTTTccttgctcaaacgcctttatacgtccttaaaattgtatatttcatgattaagagacaaatttctaattaaaaacataaatattgactTTTCACAAAACATATAGTCCTTTTCAGGCATTTTTGACtctaatttcttgaaaagagcttcaaattgcaatatttctttgctcaaacgcctttatacgtcctcaaagtgctgtatttcatgattaaaagatgaatttctggTTATAAACACAGAATTTGGATTTTTACCGTAAATATGGCCATTTTAAGCCCTTTTTTAACCTGaattaagatttttgttaatatcagcttcctttttatgattttggagagagaaaataaattactgctataaagagaagaacATTTCAAATAGTCTTAATAcaggaaaaatatcataattatatttaaattaatatacacaGGGATTCTCAGGTTTTTGggcacaaaaaaaatcagccatATATGAAATTCATGTTGTGCATGtactttttttagtactaaaactcGTAATTggacgaaattatttttgaaatgcaactttttactattttcccttcctttttttagtatggttaaaacaataaaaccttttattcgtcatacattatttataataatgtatatttgacaagataattataaaataatagtaaaatgtatGCTTTATCgtgtatttacttaatttttaatatgttcattttaataaagtaaaatttaaataatcggaacttatccaatatttattcagcaacatttttaattaagctTGTAAGTAAcaaccaaaaattttaaatgtaggttATAAGTCAAATACTTATAGGATAtatctccccctcccccctcctctTTCGAAAATTATACACTTTTGTAATACGAATATAAAGTAATAGTATGAACGAACTCATC is part of the Lepeophtheirus salmonis unplaced genomic scaffold, UVic_Lsal_1.4 unplaced_contig_16816_pilon, whole genome shotgun sequence genome and harbors:
- the LOC121126393 gene encoding uncharacterized protein, which produces MGSNGGTSSGGGGGNTRKKGDYSLLSEINSEEEWLKLSSKEGLFIIDVYSEWSGPCLAMTNFLKKVKLEINDDLLHYATAKTDSIPSLSMFQGLCRPLWLVLSFGQVVATVHGANAPQLGRVIETEIENEKMVMAGEKVRETISLDEVFSDYEAIDNTSLYNDSEKELPNSPSENENKSILELRSPIDDFSLLILPQLSNDLFHSVTDFLDSQELIITKNLQVQDKAECIKNIVHQNNKKNDSEEPESYNLLLVTKEITQGSLTQYVQEYLKDPKCPITSKDFNITVTEKEDSLYLIEKFFFDDDSSLKKNVHLLIIHKETEEKHGVLTEILNELEVLEQSICIVTESLLEYLTNNKIVMNEILQKDTEIHSYLIRSKEEGDLYVPDQYLSSGIQINGEKLNQKLIEELFKETNVSIDLLSQPVTIEESADTAEVKSSNDPVSFLRSLIGN